In a single window of the Globicephala melas chromosome 10, mGloMel1.2, whole genome shotgun sequence genome:
- the MAPK11 gene encoding mitogen-activated protein kinase 11 isoform X1 yields the protein MGELGVLPAVCHWLFPWPVISTLSWGQESLGPGDRRNPGPALGSQVGWEGWGSEGGVEGELTLEEGAGLQEGGERLGGSVQTASWCRRPSGLWGPRDRGWASQTALQLSLRHAAAPEGGGEEAVAPLPVAHPCAEDVPRAAAAQAPEARERHRAAGRVHAGHLPRGLQRSVPGDHADGRRPEQHRQVPGAERRARSVPRVPAAARAEGGRGSGGRAGAQGAEPDAPAVSPSQYIHSAGIIHRDLKPSNLAVNEDCELRILDFGLARQADEEMTGYVATRWYRAPEIMLNWMHYNQTVDIWSVGCIMAELLQGKALFPGNDYIDQLKRIMEVVGTPSPEVLAKISSEHARTYIQSLPHMPQKDLRSIFRGANPLAVDLLGRMLVLDSDQRVSAAEALAHAYFSQYHDPEDEPEAEPYDESVEAKERTVEEWKGGPEGCVPQRLSAACFLQEVLQFLLRVV from the exons ATGGGGGAGCTGGGGGTGCTGCCTGCTGTCTGCCACTGGCTGTTTCCCTGGCCTGTTATTTCCACCCTGAGCTGGGGGCAAGAGTCACTGGGGCCAGGAGACAGGAGAAATCCAGGTCCTgccctgggctcccaggtgggcTGGGAAGGCTGGGGGTcagagggtggggtggagggtgaaCTGACTCTGGAGGAAGGTGCAGGactccaggagggaggggagaggcttGGAGGGAGTGTTCAGACTGCCTCCTGGTGCCGGAGGCCTTCTGGCCTGTGGGGACCTCGCGACCGAGGCTGGGCCTCACAGACCGCCTTGCAGCTCAGCCTACGACACGCGGCTGCGCCAGAGGGTGGCGGTGAAGAAGCTGTCGCGCCCCTTCCAGTCGCTCATCCATGCGCGGAGGACGTACCGCGAGCTGCGGCTGCTCAAGCACCTGAAGCACGAGAAC GTCATCGGGCTGCTGGACGTGTTCACGCCGGCCACCTCCCTCGAGGACTTCAGCGAAGT GTACCTGGTGACCACGCTGATGGGCGCCGACCTGAACAACATCGTCAAGTGCCAGGCGCTGAGCGACGAGCACGTTCAGTTCCTCGTGTACCAGCTGCTGCGCGGGCTGAAGGTGGGCGCGGAagcggggggcgggcgggggcgcaGGGGGCAGAACCTGACGCCCCCGCCGTCTCCCCCTCGCAGTACATCCACTCGGCGGGGATCATCCACCGG GACCTGAAGCCCAGCAACTTGGCTGTGAACGAGGACTGCGAGCTGCGG ATCCTGGACTTTGGGCTCGCGCGCCAGGCGGACGAGGAGATGACTGGCTACGTGGCCACGCGCTGGTACCGGGCCCCTGAGATCATGCTGAACTGGATGCACTACAACCAGACAG TGGACATCTGGTCTGTGGGCTGCATCATGGCCGAGCTGCTCCAGGGAAAGGCCCTTTTCCCAGGAAATGACT ACATCGACCAGCTGAAGCGCATCATGGAGGTGGTGGGCACACCCAGCCCTGAGGTTCTGGCAAAGATATCGTCGGAACAC GCCCGGACCTACATCCAGTCCCTGCCCCACATGCCCCAGAAGGACCTCAGGAGCATCTTCCGTGGAGCCAACCCCCTGG CTGTGGACCTCCTGGGACGGATGCTGGTGCTGGACAGTGACCAGAGGGTCAGTGCAGCCGAGGCCCTGGCCCATGCCTACTTCAGCCAGTACCACGACCCCGAGGATGAGCCCGAGGCCGAGCCCTACGACGAAAGCGTTGAGGCCAAGGAGCGCACGGTGGAGGAGTGGAAGGGTGGGCCTGAGGGCTGCGTCCCCCAGAGGCTGAGCGCTGCCTGTTTTCTGCAGGAAGTGCTCCAGTTTCTCTTGAGAGTGGTCTGA
- the MAPK11 gene encoding mitogen-activated protein kinase 11 isoform X3 gives MGELGVLPAVCHWLFPWPVISTLSWGQESLGPGDRRNPGPALGSQVGWEGWGSEGGVEGELTLEEGAGLQEGGERLGGSVQTASWCRRPSGLWGPRDRGWASQTALQLSLRHAAAPEGGGEEAVAPLPVAHPCAEDVPRAAAAQAPEARERHRAAGRVHAGHLPRGLQRSVPGDHADGRRPEQHRQVPGAERRARSVPRVPAAARAEGGRGSGGRAGAQGAEPDAPAVSPSQYIHSAGIIHRDLKPSNLAVNEDCELRILDFGLARQADEEMTGYVATRWYRAPEIMLNWMHYNQTVDIWSVGCIMAELLQGKALFPGNDYIDQLKRIMEVVGTPSPEVLAKISSEHARTYIQSLPHMPQKDLRSIFRGANPLAVDLLGRMLVLDSDQRVSAAEALAHAYFSQYHDPEDEPEAEPYDESVEAKERTVEEWKELTYQEVLSFKPPEPPQPPGSLDVKQ, from the exons ATGGGGGAGCTGGGGGTGCTGCCTGCTGTCTGCCACTGGCTGTTTCCCTGGCCTGTTATTTCCACCCTGAGCTGGGGGCAAGAGTCACTGGGGCCAGGAGACAGGAGAAATCCAGGTCCTgccctgggctcccaggtgggcTGGGAAGGCTGGGGGTcagagggtggggtggagggtgaaCTGACTCTGGAGGAAGGTGCAGGactccaggagggaggggagaggcttGGAGGGAGTGTTCAGACTGCCTCCTGGTGCCGGAGGCCTTCTGGCCTGTGGGGACCTCGCGACCGAGGCTGGGCCTCACAGACCGCCTTGCAGCTCAGCCTACGACACGCGGCTGCGCCAGAGGGTGGCGGTGAAGAAGCTGTCGCGCCCCTTCCAGTCGCTCATCCATGCGCGGAGGACGTACCGCGAGCTGCGGCTGCTCAAGCACCTGAAGCACGAGAAC GTCATCGGGCTGCTGGACGTGTTCACGCCGGCCACCTCCCTCGAGGACTTCAGCGAAGT GTACCTGGTGACCACGCTGATGGGCGCCGACCTGAACAACATCGTCAAGTGCCAGGCGCTGAGCGACGAGCACGTTCAGTTCCTCGTGTACCAGCTGCTGCGCGGGCTGAAGGTGGGCGCGGAagcggggggcgggcgggggcgcaGGGGGCAGAACCTGACGCCCCCGCCGTCTCCCCCTCGCAGTACATCCACTCGGCGGGGATCATCCACCGG GACCTGAAGCCCAGCAACTTGGCTGTGAACGAGGACTGCGAGCTGCGG ATCCTGGACTTTGGGCTCGCGCGCCAGGCGGACGAGGAGATGACTGGCTACGTGGCCACGCGCTGGTACCGGGCCCCTGAGATCATGCTGAACTGGATGCACTACAACCAGACAG TGGACATCTGGTCTGTGGGCTGCATCATGGCCGAGCTGCTCCAGGGAAAGGCCCTTTTCCCAGGAAATGACT ACATCGACCAGCTGAAGCGCATCATGGAGGTGGTGGGCACACCCAGCCCTGAGGTTCTGGCAAAGATATCGTCGGAACAC GCCCGGACCTACATCCAGTCCCTGCCCCACATGCCCCAGAAGGACCTCAGGAGCATCTTCCGTGGAGCCAACCCCCTGG CTGTGGACCTCCTGGGACGGATGCTGGTGCTGGACAGTGACCAGAGGGTCAGTGCAGCCGAGGCCCTGGCCCATGCCTACTTCAGCCAGTACCACGACCCCGAGGATGAGCCCGAGGCCGAGCCCTACGACGAAAGCGTTGAGGCCAAGGAGCGCACGGTGGAGGAGTGGAAGG AGCTCACCTACCAGGAAGTCCTCAGCTTCAAGCCCCCAGAGCCACCGCAGCCGCCTGGCAGCCTGGACGTTAAGCAGTGA
- the MAPK12 gene encoding mitogen-activated protein kinase 12 isoform X1, whose translation MSSAPPARKGFYRQEVTKTAWEVRAVYQDLQPVGSGAYGAVCSAVDSRTGAKVAIKKLYRPFQSELFAKRAYRELRLLKHMRHENVIGLLDVFTPNETLDDFTDFYLVMPFMGTDLGKLMKHEKLSEDRIQFLVYQMLKGLKYIHAAGVIHRDLKPGNLAVNEDCELKILDFGLARQADSEMTGYVVTRWYRAPEVILNWMHYTQTVDIWSVGCIMAEMITGETLFKGSDHLDQLKEIMKVTGTPPAEFVQRLQSAEAQNYMNGLPELKKKDFAAILTNASPLAVNLLEKMLVLDAERRVTAAKALTHPYFESLHDTEDEPKAQKYDESFDDVDRTLEEWKRVTYREVLSFKPPRQLGAKVSKETAL comes from the exons ATGAGCTCTGCGCCGCCCGCCCGCAAGGGCTTTTACCGCCAGGAGGTGACCAAGACGGCCTGGGAGGTGCGCGCCGTGTACCAGGACCTGCAGCCCGTAGGCTCGGGCGCCTATGGCGCCGTGTG CTCGGCGGTGGACAGTCGCACGGGCGCCAAGGTGGCCATAAAGAAGCTGTACCGGCCCTTCCAGTCCGAGCTGTTCGCCAAGCGCGCCTACCGCGAGCTGCGCCTGCTCAAGCACATGCGCCATGAGAAC GTAATTGGGCTGCTGGATGTGTTCACACCCAATGAGACCCTGGATGATTTCACGGACTT TTACCTGGTGATGCCGTTCATGGGCACCGACCTGGGGAAGCTCATGAAGCACGAGAAGCTGAGCGAGGACCGAATCCAGTTCCTCGTCTACCAGATGCTCAAGGGGCTGAAG TACATCCATGCTGCTGGCGTCATCCACAGG GACCTGAAGCCCGGCAACCTGGCCGTGAACGAGGACTGTGAGCTCAAG ATCCTGGACTTTGGCCTGGCCCGGCAGGCAGATAGCGAGATGACTGGGTACGTGGTGACCCGGTGGTACCGGGCGCCTGAGGTCATCTTGAATTGGATGCACTACACACAGACGG TGGACATCTGGTCAGTGGGCTGCATCATGGCTGAGATGATCACAGGGGAGACGCTCTTCAAAGGCAGCGACC ACCTGGACCAGCTGAAGGAGATCATGAAGGTGACGGGGACGCCTCCCGCCGAGTTCGTGCAGAGGCTGCAGAGTGCCGAG GCTCAGAACTACATGAACGGCCTCCCCGAGCTAAAGAAAAAGGATTTTGCCGCCATCCTGACCAACGCAAGCCCTCTGG ccgtGAACCTCCTGGAGAAGATGCTGGTGCTGGATGCGGAGCGGCGGGTGACGGCGGCCAAGGCGCTGACCCACCCCTACTTCGAGTCGCTCCACGACACGGAGGACGAGCCCAAAGCCCAAAAGTACGATGAATCCTTTGATGACGTGGACCGCACGCTGGAAGAGTGGAAGC GTGTCACATACAGAGAGGTGCTCAGCTTCAAGCCTCCCCGACAGCTGGGGGCCAAGGTCTCCAAGGAGACGGCCCTGTGA
- the MAPK12 gene encoding mitogen-activated protein kinase 12 isoform X3, with the protein MSSAPPARKGFYRQEVTKTAWEVRAVYQDLQPVGSGAYGAVCSAVDSRTGAKVAIKKLYRPFQSELFAKRAYRELRLLKHMRHENVIGLLDVFTPNETLDDFTDFYLVMPFMGTDLGKLMKHEKLSEDRIQFLVYQMLKGLKYIHAAGVIHRDLKPGNLAVNEDCELKAQNYMNGLPELKKKDFAAILTNASPLAVNLLEKMLVLDAERRVTAAKALTHPYFESLHDTEDEPKAQKYDESFDDVDRTLEEWKRVTYREVLSFKPPRQLGAKVSKETAL; encoded by the exons ATGAGCTCTGCGCCGCCCGCCCGCAAGGGCTTTTACCGCCAGGAGGTGACCAAGACGGCCTGGGAGGTGCGCGCCGTGTACCAGGACCTGCAGCCCGTAGGCTCGGGCGCCTATGGCGCCGTGTG CTCGGCGGTGGACAGTCGCACGGGCGCCAAGGTGGCCATAAAGAAGCTGTACCGGCCCTTCCAGTCCGAGCTGTTCGCCAAGCGCGCCTACCGCGAGCTGCGCCTGCTCAAGCACATGCGCCATGAGAAC GTAATTGGGCTGCTGGATGTGTTCACACCCAATGAGACCCTGGATGATTTCACGGACTT TTACCTGGTGATGCCGTTCATGGGCACCGACCTGGGGAAGCTCATGAAGCACGAGAAGCTGAGCGAGGACCGAATCCAGTTCCTCGTCTACCAGATGCTCAAGGGGCTGAAG TACATCCATGCTGCTGGCGTCATCCACAGG GACCTGAAGCCCGGCAACCTGGCCGTGAACGAGGACTGTGAGCTCAAG GCTCAGAACTACATGAACGGCCTCCCCGAGCTAAAGAAAAAGGATTTTGCCGCCATCCTGACCAACGCAAGCCCTCTGG ccgtGAACCTCCTGGAGAAGATGCTGGTGCTGGATGCGGAGCGGCGGGTGACGGCGGCCAAGGCGCTGACCCACCCCTACTTCGAGTCGCTCCACGACACGGAGGACGAGCCCAAAGCCCAAAAGTACGATGAATCCTTTGATGACGTGGACCGCACGCTGGAAGAGTGGAAGC GTGTCACATACAGAGAGGTGCTCAGCTTCAAGCCTCCCCGACAGCTGGGGGCCAAGGTCTCCAAGGAGACGGCCCTGTGA
- the MAPK12 gene encoding mitogen-activated protein kinase 12 isoform X2, which yields MRHENVIGLLDVFTPNETLDDFTDFYLVMPFMGTDLGKLMKHEKLSEDRIQFLVYQMLKGLKYIHAAGVIHRDLKPGNLAVNEDCELKILDFGLARQADSEMTGYVVTRWYRAPEVILNWMHYTQTVDIWSVGCIMAEMITGETLFKGSDHLDQLKEIMKVTGTPPAEFVQRLQSAEAQNYMNGLPELKKKDFAAILTNASPLAVNLLEKMLVLDAERRVTAAKALTHPYFESLHDTEDEPKAQKYDESFDDVDRTLEEWKRVTYREVLSFKPPRQLGAKVSKETAL from the exons ATGCGCCATGAGAAC GTAATTGGGCTGCTGGATGTGTTCACACCCAATGAGACCCTGGATGATTTCACGGACTT TTACCTGGTGATGCCGTTCATGGGCACCGACCTGGGGAAGCTCATGAAGCACGAGAAGCTGAGCGAGGACCGAATCCAGTTCCTCGTCTACCAGATGCTCAAGGGGCTGAAG TACATCCATGCTGCTGGCGTCATCCACAGG GACCTGAAGCCCGGCAACCTGGCCGTGAACGAGGACTGTGAGCTCAAG ATCCTGGACTTTGGCCTGGCCCGGCAGGCAGATAGCGAGATGACTGGGTACGTGGTGACCCGGTGGTACCGGGCGCCTGAGGTCATCTTGAATTGGATGCACTACACACAGACGG TGGACATCTGGTCAGTGGGCTGCATCATGGCTGAGATGATCACAGGGGAGACGCTCTTCAAAGGCAGCGACC ACCTGGACCAGCTGAAGGAGATCATGAAGGTGACGGGGACGCCTCCCGCCGAGTTCGTGCAGAGGCTGCAGAGTGCCGAG GCTCAGAACTACATGAACGGCCTCCCCGAGCTAAAGAAAAAGGATTTTGCCGCCATCCTGACCAACGCAAGCCCTCTGG ccgtGAACCTCCTGGAGAAGATGCTGGTGCTGGATGCGGAGCGGCGGGTGACGGCGGCCAAGGCGCTGACCCACCCCTACTTCGAGTCGCTCCACGACACGGAGGACGAGCCCAAAGCCCAAAAGTACGATGAATCCTTTGATGACGTGGACCGCACGCTGGAAGAGTGGAAGC GTGTCACATACAGAGAGGTGCTCAGCTTCAAGCCTCCCCGACAGCTGGGGGCCAAGGTCTCCAAGGAGACGGCCCTGTGA